The following is a genomic window from Calditrichota bacterium.
GGCATTTTTTCAAGTGCTCAAAGAGTTGAAACGCGAGGGAAAGATTAATCCGAAAAAGTTTTCGCTTCGATTTTTCGGAAAAATCGATCCCAAAGTGCGGGCCGAAATTGAGAAATTTGATCTGGGTGATATGCTTCAATTTCACGATTTTGTGCCGCACGAGCAAGCGATCCGTGCCGTGGTCGCGTCCCAGTTGCTGCTGCTGATTATCAATGACACGTACACGAAAAAAGGGATCGTCCCCGGAAAGATGTTCGAATATCTCGCCAGCAAACGTTTCGTGTTCGCCATCGGGCCTGTGGACGGAGACGCGGCGAAAATTTATCAGGAAACTAAAGCCGGCGCTTTTTTTGAATACGATGACGTGCTGGGAATGAAAGAATTTCTGGAAAATTTTTATCAAAAATGGGAACGGGGCGCGTGGCAGCCTTTGACGCATTCAGAAAAAATTGACCAGTACCGACGTTCGCGACAGTTGAGGAAACTTTTTCAACTGTTTGAAGCTTTTGCTGCAAAATCCGATGAAAAGAAACCATTCAGCCACAGCGATCACAGCGACAATTTTTGATTTTTGACCACGAAGGCATTAAAATTTAAAATTAAATCCTTTGAGTCTTCGCGTCCTGATGGTTCTATTATTTTGCCTTTTAATCATTAGATTTTTAATCAAAGTCCACTGAAAATGAAAAATTTAAAATTCAGCAAACTCAGCGCCACTGGCAATGATTTCATTCTTTTCGACAACCGAGAGAGAATCCTCACCGGCGACGAGCACGATTTTTTTCGAAAAATCTGCCAACGAAGAATTTCTGTCGGAGCGGATGGGATTTTGCTGCTCGAAGAAAGCAAAAAACATCATTTTTCCATGCGCTATTTCAATTCAGACGGCTCTCTCGGCGAAATGTGCGGCAACGGCGCCCGGGCTTCGGCGTATTACGCTTTTACACATCAAATTGCTCCGGCGGAATTGACCTTTGATGTGTTGGGGGTGCCTTATCGTGCCAGCGTCAATGGCGATTTTGTCCAGCTTGTTATGCCGCCGCCAATTGAAATTCGCGAATATCCCGAAGTACTTCAGGAGAAGGAATTTAAAGAAGGCGGCTATCTCAATGTCGGCGTGCCCCATTACGTCATTTTTGTTCCAGACGTTAATGCGATCAACGTGGAACTTCTGGGGCGCGGATATCGCCATCATGCGGCGTTTCAGCCTTGGGGCACAAATGTCAACTTTGTGCAGATTGCCGACAAAAATAAAATTCTCATCCGCACTTACGAGCGCGGCGTGGAAGAAGAAACTTTAGCCTGCGGAACCGGTACGATTTCTGCGGCGATTTTAGCCGTCAAACAGCAAGGATGCAGACTGCCTCTGAAAGTTCAGGCGCGCGGCGGATTGTTGGAAGTGGATTTTGACGATGAAATATCAGAAATCAAACTCGCCGGGGAGGCAAAAGAAATTTATTCCGGCGAACTGATTGATGAATAAAAAGCCTCGTCTATAGCTAAAATGAAACAAACCTCGTCATAAAAGGAATCGTGTCTGTGAAAAAAATATTAGAACAATATCTAAAAAATCTCACCGAAACGTTTCAACGAGGCGATGCAAGAGAAGAAAGCTATTACAAACACCTCGATGCGCTGATTAAGCAGTATGCAGAAATTAAAAATATCAAAAAAATTGACGTAACCATTGTCCCCAAAAAGACTGAAGCCGGAAACCCTGACTTTCGCATCTGGGACGGAAGGAATCACGTCACAGGCTACATTGAGGCGAAAGACCCGTCTGTCACCAATCTGGATCACATCGAAACTACTGAACAATTGCAACGATATTGTGAAACTTTCCCCAATGTCATTCTAACGAATTTTTACGAATTCAGACTTTACAGGAATGGGCAGCGAATTGCCCAGGCGATGATCGCGCGACCTGCTGTGGCGAAAAAATTGCAAATAGCGCCGCCGGTGGAAAACGTCGGAAAATTTGCTGAACTGTTAGACATTTTCTTTTCTTTCTCTCTTCCCCGAGCGCAGACGGCACAAGCACTGGCAGTGGAATTGGCAAAACGCACGCGCTTTTTGCGGGACGAAGTCATTGCAGTGGAATTGTCAAAAAATAGCACCAAAGGACACCGGCAGATTGTCGGATTTTATGAGGCATTCAAAAAATATTTAATTTCCACGCTCACCGAACAGCAATTTGCCGATCTGTACGCCCAGACAATCACTTACGGCCTGTTCGCCGCCAGAACCCGCGCTGACGGAGAATTCAACCGACGGCTTGCTTTTGATTACATCCCTCACACAATCGGTATTCTTCGCGATATTTTCCGTTTCATCTCTCTGGAAGATCCGCCAAAATCATTGCAAA
Proteins encoded in this region:
- a CDS encoding diaminopimelate epimerase; the protein is MKNLKFSKLSATGNDFILFDNRERILTGDEHDFFRKICQRRISVGADGILLLEESKKHHFSMRYFNSDGSLGEMCGNGARASAYYAFTHQIAPAELTFDVLGVPYRASVNGDFVQLVMPPPIEIREYPEVLQEKEFKEGGYLNVGVPHYVIFVPDVNAINVELLGRGYRHHAAFQPWGTNVNFVQIADKNKILIRTYERGVEEETLACGTGTISAAILAVKQQGCRLPLKVQARGGLLEVDFDDEISEIKLAGEAKEIYSGELIDE
- a CDS encoding DNA methyltransferase gives rise to the protein MKKILEQYLKNLTETFQRGDAREESYYKHLDALIKQYAEIKNIKKIDVTIVPKKTEAGNPDFRIWDGRNHVTGYIEAKDPSVTNLDHIETTEQLQRYCETFPNVILTNFYEFRLYRNGQRIAQAMIARPAVAKKLQIAPPVENVGKFAELLDIFFSFSLPRAQTAQALAVELAKRTRFLRDEVIAVELSKNSTKGHRQIVGFYEAFKKYLISTLTEQQFADLYAQTITYGLFAARTRADGEFNRRLAFDYIPHTIGILRDIFRFISLEDPPKSLQIIVEDIAEILNVADIDKIFREYARTGKGRDPIIHF